GTATTAAACTTGGGACATCTGCGGTCGACGACAGAGCAAAGAAGCAGGTTTGCAAAACACGTTCCATAACCTACACGTCTCGAGacaaattttgaaagaaaaaaaagatatatcaatgtttttttaatattcatttaattattttaatatcTTACATTGTCAAATTCTTCCACTTCCTCTGCGAGTTCAGAAGTTTTTCGTGATGAGATCACTTCATTCATTTTAACGGAACATCGATGAATCAGCCTCCTAATGGGTTCTGTGCATATAGAcaaattctaaaaaataatttaacaaatAATATCATGGTACCTTATCAAACTGTCATGATTATTTTCTAACCTCGACCATCATTCTAAGTAATGAATGGTTGACGCTCTGCTCTAGGATTTCCAGAAAATCACGAAAGATGTCGACGGCTAATGATATGTCACTAGGTGAATTTTCTAAATTGTGTAGCAAAGACTGTAGTGATCGATATTCATTCAGAACACGCTGCGAATTCCGCGTTATCTGAATTCGATCTTCATCTGCCGAAAACTTCGATACGGTCATTGCATGCTGGAGAATGAGATTCATGCGCCACCccatttcctcttcttcgaaGTGACTATGCTCCAGCTGGTCCAACACGTCGTCGATGGCGCCAAGGAAAGACGTCCCATCACGGATACCTTCAGCCGACTGTTCTAAGTTCAGAAGTTCGTAGATCTCCTCCAACAGAGACAATATCTCCTTCACCACAAATTCCTTTgaaatctaaaacaaaaatgtgatttaagaaaaaacaatagtgGTGGAACATTTTAACTTCACATACTCGGCTATGCTTGCTTAAAGGATAATAAGCCACATTTTTTATAACTTCTGCAAAGGAAGTTACTAGCTTACGAATGCAATTGAGGTGGATCCAAAATTCGCTTTGTATTTTATGATCAAGTAAATCGTCAATACGATGAGATAGCTTTTCCGAAAAGCTTCCAAATCGTACAATGAACTCCTATGATAAACAGCTAACAATGATAATTGTTTGGAATTTAATAAATAGGTTATTTTAGCATACTTTGTATAGTGACATAATGTCACGAAGAATTTGGGTGTGCCTCATGCTGCATAGAGGTTCTTTCAGGCAATTGATAGATTCTTGGAAACTTTTGATCAATTGTTGGTCCCAAAATACAACAATTCTTAAAAGTACTTCTAAAAGTCCAGCTATTTTCTCTTGGAATGTTTCCAAACTTGTTTCATCAGCTGTAAGCCAAAGAGAATATGTTGATGCTTCTTCAGCAGTCATTAGCATTTCTCTGAATGTGTGAAACGTATTAACGGAAGGATTGAGGTTCTTCACTTTTCTGGCAAGAATGCCACAAAGTTCTTGGGTTGACGTTCTGATACCATCAGAAAGATGTTGTAAACTTTGTCGCAATTGTGGTTTTTCTTCCAAATCTTTTATTGTCAGTGAGCTAATCTCCAATACCTAAAATCACAAATATATAAATAGGAAAGTTTAACTCCATCCAATAATACAAATTCTATTTCGTAAGTCAATTTCGGATTTGTGTTCGTTTCCAGTTCCTGCGcgataaagaaattaaaaactcCTACTTGCTCCGTTAATGATTCTAACGCATTCGTtagagattttgtttttatgccATCAGCTAAATCTTCCATCGCACGCACTTATTTTTAAGATAAGACGGatgtataaaataaaaaatttccgACTTTGTTTGGTTTAAAATTGTATCTACACTACTGCAGAATAAAGCAATCTGATTAAAAGTTTGAAACTTCAAAAATAGTTCTTTTTCAGTCCGCTAGGAAACACCGTTGCCAGTAGCATCTCTTTtcacattttaaatttaaattattttcaaacctattttttcaatgtcaaaaaaactttatttgattCTCGTGATGAATTGTACAGGAAAAGTCATGAGCAAAGTTTTAATCAggtgaattcaaatttttttctgaaaccaCATGTGCTTGATGATCAGCTGTTTCCATCTTACTCGTCCTTTTGGTCGATTTCGAGTTTGACTCGCATTCAGTACTGCAGCTATCTTGTGTGATATGACTGATGGGTTGGTGATTTAATTGACATTGATGCTCGATGGAAGATGTGCTGTTACACTGTGGAGAAACTTCGGAATGGTCTACAACGATCATCACTCTGGGGGTCTCAGTGGTCATTCCAACAACGTCCTGAGTTTGTGCTGGCGATTCGACGTCTTCGACAGGAACAACGTCGCTGGTTGCACGTTCATAGTTGCAACATGTCCTTGATTTACACAATTCGTTATTGCAGGTTAGTACGCAGTTTTTACTTTGAGCAGGTGTCAAGATTCCGAACTGTAATGGTCAGTAGACAAAAACTTGTTAGAACTATTAAATGGCGAATGGCATCATGTCATGAATTACCTTATTGAATTCTGGTTGTAATGTTACTCTGGTAATCCCTTgaccaagaaaaaaatcattgatAGGCTTCTTGACTCTCAGATAAACGTTTTCGTTCGTGAAGACCAAATGGGCAGTAGAAATGACTCGATCTGGAGTCAGAGCCCACACGTGCAAATCGTGAATGCCTACGACGGATGGAAATGTTTCCTTTAGCTTTGATTTTAGTTCGCCAACATCGATATGGGCTGGCGTTGTTTGCAGGAGAATTTGGCCTGCTTgtataactaaaaaaatttttttatcagtaaaaattctttcttACTAATTCTAGAAAGACTTACTGAAAGGGTATGACGTAAAAACAAGAATAGCGACAGAAACAAGTGTAAGAATAGGATCGATTAACAAAGAAGTTAAACTTTCGCCATTCATGTAAACAACCACAGCTGAGACGAGAGCAATGACAGTGCCTGGAAAACGCAAAagattactttttttaaaattttttaaaaaattttttgcacATCAGATTAGATTTGAGTATTTACTGGCGTTGTCTCGTAAAACAGCGTACATGGTTGGCCATCTTTGCGATACTCGCGCAATGACGCCTTTCGTTCTCGTATCTAATTCTTCTCTTTGGGGCATCATGACATCTATTTCCGATTCTTGGATATCGTCTTGAGTCCCACCAGCACATTCGCTTCTGTCTGTTGTAGCCAAACGACGCAGGCCTTTACGGACAGCGTCTTCGGTGGCAACGCCATGCTGTACAAACACATCCCCTCCAGGCGTCAGAGCTAGAAAACTCCCTTGATGATGTGtaaatccttaaaaaaaaaaaaaaaaaaaagttttttttttttaaaggactGTAGTATTAAGAAAAATCACATTTTTGTACAACCTCCAATTAGCAGAATGCAAATGCAATTGAAAAGGATTCCAACGCCGGCTACTATACATATGATTTCAGGTTGGTGCATTGAATCCATGTGATCCAAGTGTATTAAAGTTTGAATAGCCTCCACAACCAATGAGAAATCCAATGCGCTGAGAAAGAGTAGGTTGACCACCGTCGATAAAACCTCCAATCGTGCctaacgaaaataaaagacaatgTTCAAATTGCAACCATGTAATAATGCAGAAATCCATTTGTAGTGTTCTGAAGTTAACTATTTGCCAATTTTGGATCTCCCGTAAAATCACGCAATGattggaaattttttaaatatccgTAATGGTATGTTTTAATGGTTGCGGTTTGTGGTGTCCACTTGTCCTCGAAAATTTTCTGCGTTTCTTAGgctacttttttaaaatatcaggCATCTGTCAATCATTTCCCATTTGTTGcagttaaatttttaaattctaacaATACTTTTGCTAAGAGAAATCAAACATGTTTCCAACTTACCCATCCGAACGTGTTGGATACGCTGGAGCCACGCTGGCACATCTGCgtcaaacgaaataaaaaaaaatgcctttagATCTTAAGATTTAAACAATAACAGTAAATAGTTCTTGAGTTGAATGTCGTAGTTGCGAGATCGTAGCCACTTTCGCAAGTACACGTTTACTTTTGCCAATGATTCCTTAAACTTTAATCGCCGCTCCGGGCTTTGCTCGAGTCCAAGTATTGTTTACATTACGCACAAGACTTTGTCTTGGACAATTCTCGTGGTCTCCGCGTGTTCAAATGGATTTAAAGCGTGCAGTTCATTCTACTTAGACAAAACGTTTTGTATAATGATGAATTACCTTGATAGTAGCAATGCATCCAATCAGCGAGAAAATGTTGTATAACATGTGGTACGCGGCTACGAGTAGCGTCAGGGAATGGGTGATGTGGCTCATCACGATTTCAACCAAAAACAGTGCGATACTAGCCACTAGTACACCTATCAAACGGTCTAGGCCTGGCTGTTTCCACAGAAGATTTCTCAttgtagtttttcttttgaaatgttaGTTCCAACCTCATGCGACTGCAGTAGAACGATCAGAAAATACAATGCGCCACACACAACCTTCAGCCGATCTATCCCTCAAGCTATCTAGGTCACAACTGTTttgaatcttgtttttttcgaagctTGTTGCTAGGCAGTAGCGCGTCTACCAGTTGCCTGAACTCTTACCAGTAAATCGTACCAAAACCTTCTTTCAGTATCGACGAAAAAGAGAGTAAATCTTTTTGTATGAAACTCGTATTGCTCCTCTGTGATCGGAAGCTCATCGGGAAAGAAAGAGTGGTTTGTGGGTGTAATCGACGAGGGTTTGGACAATCAATCTTAAGAGGCGTCTCTGCCGTGTGGGCGAACGTTTAAAGATATGCCGCAAAAAGGAACGCCCACTTCGTTTGCCACTGTTCTGCAACTACTGGACAATCGACTTGTCCAGTACTTGTGTACGATTATTGTCCAAGGTTGGTTAAGATATCTCGCACAATGGGGAACCCTTACAGATGTTTGGGAGGAGGCTTATCGTTTAAAGATTGAGATCAATCCTATCAACATTTATCCCTACGTCTCGCATGTACTTGTCTGGCCCCGCCAAGTGAGATAAGAGTACAAGTTAAATTTAGTCAGAACACAATGCACTCGTTTGTCGGAGTTTATGCCAATCGGTTTGCACCGTCACTCGAACATGTTTGAAACCAGACAATAGATGATGGGAGTTTAAAAGTCCGTATTACGTAAACCACGCGATAAATGAGTTTGCTATCTTTTCTCTGTCGTTAAACAGTTCTTTCAATTCGCATcagttttgattcttctttGGGCTGATCATTGTGGTAATTTCGAATAGAATAAAAGTATGGAATTCAACATCGTAGGTATTGTTTGCATTGTTGTCTTGTTTGCGGATGCATTATGCCAATATTGCATTTTATTTCAGTACGGTAGTTGTTCAGTTGCAATCAATTACGACGGCGTGCAATCGTGTTTATTCttaaatttagtttaaaatttgCTGATTTTACGTTTTGAAATACTTAATCGATGAAGCGAATCGTTGGGAGGACCGGATAGATTTGCAGAAAACattagtaaaaaagaaaaagaaaggagagatCGAGGGATGGGGATAGAGTAAGAGCGTCAAATAGGGAGTAAGAAAAAAGTGGGGGAAAAAATGTTGCGGGAATGTTCATTTTAGGAGTGGCACGGAAATAGCTCACGCATCCCCGTAAGAAGAACTGGGCGGTAGACGATCCGGCTGACTATAAGCGCTACCGTTCTCGGCTGTTTGTCGCTGCCATTGGTGCTGGAGCCACTGATTGTTGGTTTTGCCTTAACGGCAGCTGAAACTGGAACCACGGGCGCATATAGACAGGCACCCACCTCCCGACGCCCGGTCTCCTAGGCATCGACATAGCTGGGCGTCTATGTAGTCGACACCGTAGAGCTTATATTCACCCACCTTCTTGAATTTCTCAAGCTGAAGCCGAGCCGTTAAGGGCCAACTAAATATGGAACGACTGAACGCCAGTCGCGCTGCGATAgtccccatttttttcttctttgctttctCCCCCGCTTTGTCCTTGCTGCTCATCGTTctccgtttttctttgcttcttGACAAGGAATTCTGTATCCGGAAACTGCGAGCTGTTTGAAATGGAATCAAGCTCTTTGTTTCTTGTTATTTAACAGATCGTTACTCGCTAGGTTCCGTTTGCTGCCGATGTCTAAAATTGGGCTTGCAAAAATGatctatttattttacttCCTCGGTGTTGAGTATTTGAAAGTATCAGTATCCATTTTGCCGATTTTTCGATTTACCTTTTGCAAAAATCCAATGGCTGTCCAATGTTTGAATTAATCCTTCAAATGCGATATTTTTAACCATTGCGATCTGTTAAGCGCTTTAGAGGAATTAATCATTTGTTCTGTTGAATTGAAAGTGTCCTTTAGTTGATCAAATTGAAGATACCTAATTTTGAAAAGTTGTTGAAACGAAAGAATGCGCATTTGGATTCCAGAAAATCAACTCGTTTACAAACGCCATCGAGTTTTAACAAAACCATATCGTTACAGTAACGTTGGCAGTGGAAATACCTAAGATGGTCGTGTTTCCGTATTGGCCGTATCATTTATGATGTTTGTATAAAGTCTGCGCTAAAAAATaacatagagagagagagacccgGATGACTCATTCGTATTATAAATTAAGAGAACTCCGAGTTATACGAGTAAAAAGTAAACATGACATCTACCCGTTATTCTATTCTTGGAACCgctttcaaaaactaaaacaaactTGCacatcatctttcttttttttttttcgcaaatgTCCGTTTTATTCAAATCGCGGAAGTGTCCAGAAAACGTTAACGAAATTTCTTGTTTAGTCCCCggatagaaagaaaacaaaacaaaaaggtagCAGAGTGTACAGCGTTCATTTTGTCCCGCACGGAACGTATATTAGGTGTAGGACGGGGGGCTGATAGAATTTTATCCGTCCTGACTGaacacgagaaaagaaaaagaatattttttgctttttccttttgccgtCTCTGCTGCTCACAACTAAAAATAGGTAGCCATCCCTTCCGCCCGGAACGGAGGAATAGCGCTTACACAGTGGGTTTTGGCCTAATAAACGGACTGCGCGAAGGAGCACAGCACCGTGTGTGGAGAGCAGAGCATATAGACGGCGTGCAGGTCGTGTGTTGACGTCAGCTCTAACCGTTCCAGCCGTACCTTACGCGGTACCGCCAGTTTATTAGGAATTGAGAACGGACTGTTCCAGTCGCTCCTTGCGTGGCCGCCGAGTGGTTTCCAGTCGAGTACGGCTCGTTCCAGACTCCGGTGCTGCCTTTTCGCTCAAGTCCACAGGCCTTTCGTGTCGCCCTTCCCCTCccaactgtttcttttttgatcgTTTAACGTCGAAGCTTTTGTGAGTACACCGACCCAAGTGAAAACAATTTTCGCACATCCTCTCCCCGAAAAAGAcatgcaaatttttttctaaaacggAAGTTTCTGCAACCGGAAGTGCGGATGCAGAAACACCGACTTCGTCCACTTTCAACTTGAAACTAACACaccttttgtatttttgtatttttttttaaactatccTCCATTTACGGCCGATTTCCCTGATTGCGTCGCAGACAACTCTTTCAACCATGTCTGACGAAGAAGAGTACTCGTaagttttgaatttcttgCCCTCTTTCTATTAGCGCGTTTACCCTAACGAAGTTGTTCCAAACTGTCTGTATTTTGGCGACCTGTACGGCCATGTGTGTAATAGGGGATCAAAAGTTCTTTTGCCCATAGTCGGACATGGAAGCCTTGTACCCGCGTTCCAACAACTGCGCGTCGGCTATATTTAAACCGTGCTAAGCTTAGCAGCCGCAACCCAATTCTTTCCTATATTCATTCCCGTCTGCTCCCGCTACCCACTCCCTCCTACCCAAACCCCCACGTACGCAGTCCACCTTTCTCGTTGGCCGTCTTCCTTTGCCTTTGCGTTTATTTCCATACACTGAGGCGGGTTATCTAAGCAAATGGCTGCCCCGTTAGATGCCAACACCACCTTTTCAGTTGGACATGTACCTAAAATGATTTCACAAGTCGTTAATACTACACATGTAGGCTCGTtctgtgtttttgttttagtatgTACTTAATAGCTGTTTATATACGGTGATCtaatttttctcttctttcttttttgtgtgtctttttCATGATACCCGGACGAACAGTGATGAGGAGGAGGTGTAAgtcatcatttttcttcttatcattttttttaatgttaaaaaaaaattggttatCGCATACATATACATTGTTGTTTAGCAAAACATATGTTTTGTGCTAAGTTCAGTCTGATGACTGTCAGTAATGATTCAGCATATCAGTGTTTGGGAGGGCGTGAGAAAAAGGGCAGAGGGCGGACGCGTTCAACTGGATCGACATTACGAGGCACCGTGATTAATTTCGAtaacacttttctttttcagttctcgcatttattttaaattctgaattttcttttcctcttggTCTATAACCTAACAGTTTCACGTTTTTACTCACCGCTAAATTCATCTGTAAATGTGACGGCTATTGAGTTCAAGTTCAAACAATTTCACTCTCGCAACAACCAAGgcttgaaatttctttttttggtactCACCTCAAATCATTCTGCAGTCTAAATGCTATCCAGATCTTTCAACTGCTTTTTTCTCCGATGATTCAATTACCAAACAGCgccattttatttaataaCTACGACATTTAACCGCGTTAACATGCCGATTTCGTTTTCACGCAACACTACTTTTCTTAATGCTTAATCTTAAAGAAGCCTGATTGCCAAATAATGGATTTGAATGCTTTCTcctcattctttctttcttttctgtttgtcttgtccttttcttatttctttttttcaggtcCAAGTAAGCCGTCGTCTCTGTCTTTTTTCAGAACAACAACGTGACCGTATCGTTAAATGATATCTCTATATCGTATACCTTGTACAGTAGGCTATTAAGTTAAACAGTTTTAAAGATAATtttagagcaaaaaaaaattattagttaAACATAAGTACCTCATTCTCCTGAACCCTCCTTCGTAAttgacaaacattttcttttggttatcctaaaaagaagaagattacTTTACAAATTGCAGGGACTTCACGATTGATAGTTCCTCATTGTGTAATGACTTGAACTCCTCCGTTGAAGAGACGTAATCATAATGTAATTTGAATTagcaaaaattccaaaattacGAGTAACGAACTCTGTTGGAACTAATTCATTTCCTAcgattctcatttttttaaatgaattacTTTTCTACACTTGTCGTCAATCCGAAAGAGAATAATCCACCTGCATTATTAACTTATATATCTGACTCGCAAATTGCgaactatttttaattttttaaaattttctcttgtttttttttctgattggcttttttcgttttaaattaatgattttttattccatttatTCCTTTATAAAAAttacccaaaacaaaaaaacaatacaaaaaaaaacaaaaaaacaatacaaaacaaaacaaaaaacaaaaatcgcaCGGCAGAAAGGAGCCCGAGAAGAAGTAAGTTCttaaatcagaaaaaaaagccatcacacacagacacatacATTCATACGTACACACCATAGAAACACGAGCCTATTGCACCGACACATTGCACTCCCTTTTTCTGTTAcagaaaagaggaaagaacTCACTAATGCAGCGCTTGGCTTACCGCTTTTTATGATTAAATGGCGTACTACTTAATCGTGATTGTTTCACAGcaaaacggaaaagaaaaaaagctttaaatgTTATGAATTATTTTCTTACGTCCGAATCCTGTCCTATCCTTTACCTCAATCTCCAACTGATAAGTCTACCGAATATCAGCGATTCAATGTGGCGCGCTGTAATATTTTTCTCAAATtcataatttcttttctttcttctctcttgttattcattttttttttattccactaCTCCTACACCGCTTGCCCTTCCATATTCCGTGACCACCCTGGGCCAATTTCTTGTGCGATGTAACTTGTGCTCAATGTCCCGTTACATATCTATCCTGTCGGTTCGTACCTCAGGAAACCCCACAAAAAGGGGTAAGTTAATTCAAAGGGCTGCTCCCCAAAAAACTATGAGTGAGCATGGTTGGTGTGGTGTAAACTTTGgtattttttctaattttttttttgttggtttttggAATTTCCCCCACACTTCGGTTTCTGGGTTATAAGAAGACAAATTTATACTACAGGAGCGTTGTGCAATCCCGGTCTTCAGACGTCCCCttattatttgaatttttttctgggTTTGGTTTTCCTTACGTCGATCATCCCCCTATCATTTCCTTCCTAATCGTCCAAATATCATCCcttttaaagtatttttttttttaatcggaCAAATAATTTTGCATGAATTTTGGCTACGGAAGCACTTCCCCGCtctctcttccttttgtttttattgttactaTTTTTTAAGGTGTGCTGCTCCTTACGTTTGTACCGGTTTCTGTTGGATTTGGGCTTATTGGCCATGTGTGgtcgttaattttttttttagagcgtGTAGTTcttgtattgatttttttttttagatcttcctacatttttgttttattttctatttattttttcgctCCCAAAAAGTACCTGAGTGTTGTCTCACTTTGATATATAGTCATGATCCCGTCAAAAAACGGATGTCCTTGTGTAGTGAATGTGTGATTTGATGCGCGCTGAAGCCGAAACACATGAGAAAAAAATACCCCTCCAgaatagaaacaaacaaacgaaacaccTCGATCGAACGAGGCTGTCCAGTCTGTTTGTCTAGAGAACGACGTGACGTCGTTCTTAGAAAATTCCTAGATTAATAGTAAATTGACACATCACAAACACactcatagaaaaaaaaaattgtttagacATTCAAATTATTCGTAGTGGATGATCTAATTTCCGTGCGTGTTTATCAGAGCTCCCGCTTCATCTGCTCATCATGAAGATGAAGGACCCCAAGGTGCCGATGTCCTCAAGGTATTCACCTTACGTGACTGTCTTCGCGTGGAATTTGTAATTGATCAATTTGTTTGACTCGAATTGCAGCACCGTCAAGACCAGAAGCGAGCTGAGTTGGACGAGCAGCTCAAAGAGTACATCGCTGAATGGCGCAAGCAGCGCGTTAAGGAGCTGGAAGACCTTAAGCGTCTCAAGGAGAAACAGGCCAAGCGCAAGGTACGagcatttgttgtttttaccttgTTTCAATCCAGCGGATCTTGTCATGTTTTTCTTAACCAGGTGCTGcgcgaagaagaagacaagaaATTGGCAatgatgaagaaagaagaagaagatcgtCTTCGTCGATTGGTtgaggaaaagaagcaaagCGAGTTGGAGGAGAAACGAAGACGATTGGCTGAAGTTGAACAGAAACGACAAGCTGCCGACAAAGTCTCGAAGGTAATTTATAACTATTGATTACATTAAATGATTCAACAGAAAGGAACGCCATTGCAATATACGTTGATTTTATAGGACAAGGCTGCCATCAGCTCCAACTTCAAAGTCGTTAAGAAGGGAGCCGCCGATTCCTCCCAAGGCCAGGCGTCCACCGGTGGTATGGACAAAGTGCGTAATcattctattctttttctatttaaacaTTACTAACAACTCttttatttgtaaaaaaataaataaataaaatgcacgTTTAGTTCTCCAACGTCGAGTCAGCCCGTAACGATTTGCTGAAATCCAAAGAACAGCTGGAAGAGGAGAAGAaaatttccctttctttccgTATCAAACCCCTGGAAATCGATGGTCTTGGTACGTTTTGATCAATTTAATTTCCTATTTTATCCGTTTAAACACTGGgttttcgttttgaaattgCAATGTCATCAGGTACCGAGGGTCTTAAAAAGAAGGCCGCTGAACTCTGGCAACAAATCGTTACCCTCGAAACTGAGAAGTACGATCTTGAGGAGCGCTCCAAGCGTCAAGACTACGATGTAAGATTTAAACgctctatttctttttttgcagttgattatttaaatggcgatgtttcttttcttactaGTGGGGAAAAATAGTGTTTGCTATTGGGAGGGTGGTTCGGGATCGTTTTTATATTAGGTTACATGCATTGATGTATTTTACTTTGATTTCGGATGCTATCGAATCTAGTTG
The nucleotide sequence above comes from Daphnia carinata strain CSIRO-1 chromosome 3, CSIRO_AGI_Dcar_HiC_V3, whole genome shotgun sequence. Encoded proteins:
- the LOC130697379 gene encoding uncharacterized protein LOC130697379; the encoded protein is MEDLADGIKTKSLTNALESLTEQVLEISSLTIKDLEEKPQLRQSLQHLSDGIRTSTQELCGILARKVKNLNPSVNTFHTFREMLMTAEEASTYSLWLTADETSLETFQEKIAGLLEVLLRIVVFWDQQLIKSFQESINCLKEPLCSMRHTQILRDIMSLYKEFIVRFGSFSEKLSHRIDDLLDHKIQSEFWIHLNCIRKLVTSFAEVIKNVAYYPLSKHSRISKEFVVKEILSLLEEIYELLNLEQSAEGIRDGTSFLGAIDDVLDQLEHSHFEEEEMGWRMNLILQHAMTVSKFSADEDRIQITRNSQRVLNEYRSLQSLLHNLENSPSDISLAVDIFRDFLEILEQSVNHSLLRMMVENLSICTEPIRRLIHRCSVKMNEVISSRKTSELAEEVEEFDNVMERVLQTCFFALSSTADVPKIQVIRCALKLLESLEAEMIPAVYSCYLDPTNKAASCHLQFLWRSFQEHCTHLQTNLDSIADPVAFCHVAEKVVNGHITELRKNVYVQNVVLLERHCRPIVQITTRCLAIVEGQKWENSIKDKIYLKEIQLALAEFRGASVLAVGNVSDLSGHRSMLKRAELVLKYLMKCIDAMKQIQESELHFTVQETLRNEAKSKSSIMLFPEDVIDLPCDPTKSGRGITSCLYTSTRIGRLPKRKILHSEYCEEAEQDLSEMSHFIDTKQTWRTRCTTIPTPEDLLPDSEKERDGISFVSETFDLTNLLEELSTLEGTLKYSEGSQMSIVEFPAQCTPATVRNKAVPLSISISTPQRLRDLQIVSERLASLRKQNAN
- the LOC130697383 gene encoding proton-coupled zinc antiporter SLC30A1-like; protein product: MRNLLWKQPGLDRLIGVLVASIALFLVEIVMSHITHSLTLLVAAYHMLYNIFSLIGCIATIKMCQRGSSVSNTFGWARLEVLSTVVNLLFLSALDFSLVVEAIQTLIHLDHMDSMHQPEIICIVAGVGILFNCICILLIGGFTHHQGSFLALTPGGDVFVQHGVATEDAVRKGLRRLATTDRSECAGGTQDDIQESEIDVMMPQREELDTRTKGVIARVSQRWPTMYAVLRDNASTVIALVSAVVVYMNGESLTSLLIDPILTLVSVAILVFTSYPFIIQAGQILLQTTPAHIDVGELKSKLKETFPSVVGIHDLHVWALTPDRVISTAHLVFTNENVYLRVKKPINDFFLGQGITRVTLQPEFNKFGILTPAQSKNCVLTCNNELCKSRTCCNYERATSDVVPVEDVESPAQTQDVVGMTTETPRVMIVVDHSEVSPQCNSTSSIEHQCQLNHQPISHITQDSCSTECESNSKSTKRTSKMETADHQAHVVSEKNLNSPD